The Arachis duranensis cultivar V14167 chromosome 9, aradu.V14167.gnm2.J7QH, whole genome shotgun sequence genomic sequence GCGTCCGGTGGAGTATGGTGGCGATGTTGTCGGCGTTGGAAAGCCGGCGAAGAGAAGATTACAATGATGCCGGAGGTGACGAACCAAAGCGtcggaatcacagagaaaaatgAGGGCAAAAGGGCACGGGTGGAAGCTGGAAGGGAGAGCAACCTGGTCATGGCAGCGTCTTGCGGCGGCGCATGGAGGCGCGTCGGGAGGCGGATGGCGGCGTTTTTGGTTGCTATGGAAGCACGGTAACAAGACGAACAAGATGGGTATGGGAGTGACGAACCAAAGCGTCAAAAAGGCAACAAAAAAGGAGGCCAAAAATGACTGCCGGAAAGGGAAAATCAATAAGTCTATGAACgaaaattcattgaaaaaaaatgcCTAAGCTCtggataccatgttagaaacaaaAGACTGAGAAGAGGAATCTGAAAAGTGTATTATTCAGCTTGATGAAATGTACAATATacaaggggtatttataggtgctagATGAATCAACGTAATAAAGACATAGAATCttacaattaatatacagatatgcTATAAATATAAACGATACTAATACGATACTAATATGATACTAATtaattctaatgattctctaacaGTCATAAACTCACAGTAGTTTCTTACATTAGCGTTTGATTTTAAAGATATTAACATGTTGCATGTCTATTACGTACACTCACCTATATATTCAccacaaaatttcaattttatcaaaaattctttttttttcatattaaaattttttagctaaaaaaaaaactacccTGAATTTATTGCTCATAATTAGGTTCAATAAAATGATGGCAATATATAGCACCATTGACCATTCCACTTAGAAATCAAAGACCCTTTTGACAAATGGATACTACTAACACATACTAATATTGTTTCAGGTTTTGCAGCATCAGaatattaataataaggaaCTGTGGTTGCAGCAGCAAAAGGGtaagtaaaaatagaaaaagaagctCAGtggaatcatcatcatcatcatggtcAGCGAGAAAGTTGTTTCTGGAACCACTACTATTtgttacaataataataaaaagataaagaagaaaaaaaaaggaaggatATTTATGTGTTAATTTGTGAATATATGTCTTATAATCTATGTTGTTTATATGTTATATTTAGACGGGACAAAGAAGAAGATTACAAAGTATGCATTTTTATTATAGTCTAAGTCCCTTTTTAATGCATGTTAGTACAGGTCCAATGTGATCTTCAAGTTTTAGCCTTTATTAAAGTTTGAACTTTCAAAACTAAATTTGGTTGATCTCATAGTTAACTCACTAGTCCGTTTAAGCAAGTGTTGGGattcgaatcccgccttgtgcataCAGCAACTCATTGGTCAACGACAAATTCTTAAATAGAGCTCCGATCTGTGACGgattaattcttaatttatcGAATTGAAAAATACcatagattaaaaaaaagtttaaactttaaaaagtGGGTATTATGTGATATGTGTATTTTAGGTTAAACATGTTATTTACtatgaaataatatataataagaataatttatttgaaaaatattggaataattgttttttaatattttaaataaatgatataaaaattcaaagagaggtttatattttaaaatactgatatttcagttattttaatagttaattgcAATTAACATATCGATATTCTTGGAATAACAGCCATTCTTATTATAGTTCATACTCATTGAAGGTTTTGAAATCAGAAATGACTTTGTCAGTGAGTATCATATAATCTTTCATATGTATGCAGTGTACACGTTGCTccagaaagagaaagataaagaaaaaataaaaataataaagaagaaaCTCAAGAAAGTTTTGCAGTTTATAAGGGAAGAAATTTACAAGAATTTgcagtgatttttttttttattttagttgagtGAGTGGAAGGATGGTTCGgcgctctttttcttttttgaatttaaatgaaaaaaaaataagagttcCTGTTTTTGTGTTTTGCAGTTTTGGTCTCCCCATGATTTTTGTGGCCTATTGTTATTAccatatttttttcaatgtgATTTTTCATCGTTATGCTTTGTCTGTTAATTATTGTCTCTTTACTCCTGAGgttagattttgaaaaattttgcaaCTATTTTAATGGGGTtgttttaatttactttttaaaaacaattgttttaatttaatttaatttttttttctcatttgagGCTCTCTCTGCTAACTTTCTGTGACCCTCTTTTTGTCTTCTAATGCAGTTCTTCACGAGGTGCTGTCAGaagttaattttcaaaaaaagttcCAATCTTTatccaaaattttaaatctttttttcttccttcttcaccCCATTTATTAAGGTTTGATGCTTTTCTAACTCTTTGCACCGTTTATTATTAATCTATTCTCTCTACAATCCCTTTGTGCTTGCTTGCATCATCATCAATATTCACACCCCTCCCTCTCATTTTCAAACCAAACCAAGAAAACCTTCACATTTGGATCCATTTGGATTTGGTTGCTACATTTGAGAAACCCACCTTAACACTCTCTCTTCCACTTTCTAGTTCTGGTGAtagtgttgaagaagaagaagttgttATTATGGGAAAAGCTACAAGGTGGTTGAAGGGGCTATTAGGAATGAAAAAGGAGAATAAAGAGAATAGTAATAAGGATCAACACCAGATTGAAAATTCAGGGTCATTGCCAACAATAACATCAGCAatggcttcttctttttcttcttcttatgacaagaaagagaagaaaagatggAGTTTTGCTAAGCAAGTAGAGaaggataataataatgataataatagaaACATTGTTGCTCCTTCCAATGGTGCAGCTttggattcttcttcttctgatgGTGCTTGGATTAGATCCTATATTGCTGACACTGAGAGTGAGCAGAACAAGCATGCAATTGCTGTGGCAGCTGCCACTGCCGCGGCTGCAGATGCCGCCGTGGCAGCTGCGCAGGCGGCCGTGGCAGTTGTTAGGCTGACAAGCCAAGGGAGAGGCACATTGTTCAGTGGCAGCAGAGACAAGTGGGCTGCTGTAAAAATCCAAACTTTCTTCAGAGGCTATTTGGTATGTCACTTTATCttctttcaaaatcaaagtttGATTTGATGGTAATGTGTTGTTGCTTGTTTTCTCATTTGGGTatgtttaaaaatcaaattttgatttggtGTAGATGTTTTATTGCTTGTTTTCACAAATGGGTATGTCTGTTTTTTGTGTATTTCCATTGTTTTTGTGATCTTTTCTATAAAAAACacatcttttgtttttgttggtaTAAGTGAAGTTAGTTGCTTGGTTCCTACTCTTTTGTCCCCCTCTCTCTAAAAAGGTGAGAAAGTTGGTTTTAGATTCTTAATGAAACAGTGACTCTTCTCTCAAatgtcctttttctttttcttcattgaAACTAGCATATGCACTTTTCCTTTGACTTGCCTCGTTAGCATCCAAATCCTCCATTTTCTGTTTTAAACAAGTTTGGTGCACTTTTTtgtaatgataatgataatttcataatttcaaatttttttattgatcaaTGCATATTGTATAATTATAGGATGTTCTAGTAGCAACATTCAATCcaagatttttcattttttttttcaggcaAGGAAGGCTCTTAGAGCACTGAAAGGATTGGTTAAGATACAAGCTCTTGTTAGAGGTTTTCTAGTTAGAAAGAGGGCTGCCGCAACTCTTCACAGTATGCAGGCTCTAATTCGAGCTCAGGCCGCCGTCCGGTCGCAGCGCGCCCGCCGTTCCATGAGCAAAGACAATAGGTTCCTCCCTGAAGTTCTTGCAAGAAAATCTCTGGTAAAAAGCTTTTAATTCTAGATCACTTTTGATTATAAGTTGTTTTGGattcaaaataagatgatttatttttaatgtttttatttttaaaattttgtgaaagaaaaaaacaacaaaaataataaaattctttttttatctttatcgtttgtgtttttttttttccttcacaaAATTTAAGAAACTGAATATAAAAAACGCAAACCAAATGGAACTTTAAATTTAGGTGAAAActtcgacttcacgtgaagttgatagtcaAGAGCcgatagataaaaatttagtcaaattaatcaaatcatctaacggctctcagttATCAGTTTTAGCTGAAGTCGACTGAACTTGAATTTCCACCTTAAATTTAAACTGACTATTGTAGTTAATTCTAATTTAAGacaatgtttatttttttgtactAGGAACGATTTGATGAAACAAGAAGTGAATTCCACAGCAAAAGGATGATACCTACATCATATGAAGCATCAATGAATGGATTTGATGAGTCTCCAAAAATTGTTGAAATTGACACTTACAAGACTAGATCATCAAGGTCAAGGCGTTACACCTCTACAATGTCCGAATGTGGTGAAGATCCGCCATACCACGCTGTCTCATCCCCTCTTCCCGGCCGAATCTCGGTCCCAGATTGCCGGCACCTTCAAGATTTCGATTGGTACTTGAGTGCCGACGAATGTAGGTATTCGACGGCACACAACACTCCAAGATTTGCAAACTACGCGCACCCTAAAATCGCCCCGGCCACGCCGGCTAAAAGTGTGTGTGGAGGGGACACATTTTTTAGGCCTTATTCAAATTTTCCAAATTACATGTCAAATACTCAATCTTTTAATGCAAAATTAAGGTGTCATAGTGCTCCAAAGCAAAGGCCTGAGCCAAAGAAGAGGCTTTCACTCAATGAAATGATGGCAGCAAGGAACAGCATAAGTGGTGTTAGAATGCATAGGCCATCCAATTTTCAAGGTCAAGAATCATGGAATTTTTGACATGGTTTTGGTTGGTTGGTTGGTTAATATGCCCTATATATGTCAGTTTCAGAAtctaaagaaaaagggaatatcTGAGAGAGGATCAAAAAG encodes the following:
- the LOC107463958 gene encoding protein IQ-domain 26-like, whose product is MGKATRWLKGLLGMKKENKENSNKDQHQIENSGSLPTITSAMASSFSSSYDKKEKKRWSFAKQVEKDNNNDNNRNIVAPSNGAALDSSSSDGAWIRSYIADTESEQNKHAIAVAAATAAAADAAVAAAQAAVAVVRLTSQGRGTLFSGSRDKWAAVKIQTFFRGYLARKALRALKGLVKIQALVRGFLVRKRAAATLHSMQALIRAQAAVRSQRARRSMSKDNRFLPEVLARKSLERFDETRSEFHSKRMIPTSYEASMNGFDESPKIVEIDTYKTRSSRSRRYTSTMSECGEDPPYHAVSSPLPGRISVPDCRHLQDFDWYLSADECRYSTAHNTPRFANYAHPKIAPATPAKSVCGGDTFFRPYSNFPNYMSNTQSFNAKLRCHSAPKQRPEPKKRLSLNEMMAARNSISGVRMHRPSNFQGQESWNF